The Dendrosporobacter quercicolus genome window below encodes:
- a CDS encoding GumC family protein, whose protein sequence is MDETTLDLRDILKTLKKRRKLIGYIFVGFVVLAALLSFLWPPTYESETNLRVKQPQGLADSLLSSLPTGNASATKQLMSTYAEILKSRTVVQEVIDKTQADKEEIPDYENMLDRITTQPVKDTEILRVRVTAKTPEEAQLVADTLVNTFNARLSFLTRSEQTVVRQFIGERLQESKADVEKAEEELQKYKTEQKITDPDVETKALVDALTEINKLAAENAVTMAAAQGKLASTRQQLGAEKEGFIADNPLIQQYKTKLAELEVSLVELTEKYTEQHPQVKATRAAIGETQAKLAAEVGRVITADAPSMNPIHQGLLQSQLMAEAQIAASTAQQVAIVAIVEQGQADLGKLPVKEQGLAKVMRDAEVAREIYVMLAKRHEEARISEVMQPTDIQVIDVATLPDEPIKPKKALNIVIAAILGLFAGLGAAFIVEYLNKSIHTVEDVRQYLDLPVLGSIPHFDNEYKESEPSFWDKLKQLLSTNSQRGQKRDV, encoded by the coding sequence GTGGACGAAACGACTCTGGACTTAAGAGATATTCTAAAAACTTTGAAGAAACGCCGGAAACTTATTGGTTATATCTTTGTCGGATTTGTAGTGCTCGCAGCATTGCTCAGCTTTCTCTGGCCGCCGACCTATGAATCGGAAACCAACCTGCGAGTAAAGCAGCCGCAAGGTCTGGCCGATTCGCTGTTAAGCAGTCTGCCGACAGGCAATGCATCAGCCACTAAGCAGCTCATGTCGACTTATGCCGAAATTCTGAAAAGCCGTACTGTGGTGCAGGAAGTGATTGATAAGACCCAGGCCGATAAGGAAGAAATTCCGGATTATGAGAATATGCTTGACCGAATTACTACTCAGCCGGTTAAAGATACCGAAATTCTTAGGGTAAGGGTTACGGCAAAAACGCCGGAAGAGGCCCAACTGGTGGCTGATACACTGGTCAATACATTCAATGCTCGTTTAAGCTTTTTGACCAGATCGGAACAAACTGTTGTCCGCCAGTTCATTGGGGAACGTCTGCAGGAGTCCAAGGCCGACGTGGAAAAGGCTGAGGAGGAACTTCAGAAGTATAAAACCGAACAAAAAATTACCGATCCGGATGTTGAAACCAAGGCTCTGGTCGACGCTTTGACTGAGATCAATAAGCTGGCGGCGGAGAATGCCGTAACCATGGCCGCTGCCCAGGGCAAGCTGGCCAGTACCCGGCAGCAGCTTGGGGCTGAGAAAGAAGGCTTTATTGCCGATAATCCTTTAATTCAGCAATATAAAACCAAACTGGCCGAACTGGAAGTCAGTCTGGTGGAACTTACAGAAAAATATACCGAGCAGCATCCGCAGGTCAAAGCCACCAGGGCGGCTATCGGAGAAACCCAGGCTAAGCTGGCGGCTGAGGTCGGCCGGGTAATTACGGCCGACGCGCCGTCTATGAATCCAATCCATCAGGGATTGCTGCAAAGCCAGTTAATGGCTGAAGCGCAAATTGCCGCATCGACCGCCCAGCAAGTAGCCATTGTTGCAATTGTCGAACAAGGGCAAGCCGATCTTGGTAAGTTGCCGGTCAAGGAACAGGGCTTAGCCAAAGTGATGCGGGATGCGGAGGTAGCCAGGGAAATTTATGTTATGCTGGCTAAGCGCCATGAGGAAGCCCGGATCAGTGAGGTGATGCAGCCAACCGATATCCAGGTGATTGATGTGGCGACACTGCCGGACGAGCCGATCAAACCGAAGAAAGCGCTGAATATTGTCATTGCTGCCATTCTGGGTTTGTTTGCCGGGCTGGGAGCGGCCTTTATTGTAGAGTATTTGAATAAATCGATTCATACCGTTGAGGATGTCCGTCAATATCTTGACCTTCCTGTGTTAGGCAGTATTCCTCATTTTGACAATGAGTATAAAGAGTCTGAACCAAGCTTCTGGGATAAGCTGAAACAATTGTTATCTACAAACTCGCAAAGGGGGCAGAAACGCGATGTCTAA
- a CDS encoding VanZ family protein encodes MRLLLVLLVLLIMSTIFYFSSIPDLHFIDHEALPAWLKSWINQYSLKLGGEGFFSYTLSLHPDFILHKLGHIALYGLLGSCLFLATNRSVGWSVFLTIIFAVSDELHQGYVPGRSSRFGDVALDVAAAVLSILLIRKLRQK; translated from the coding sequence GTGAGACTGTTACTCGTTTTACTAGTTCTGCTGATCATGAGCACGATCTTTTATTTTTCCAGCATTCCCGACCTGCATTTTATCGATCATGAGGCTCTGCCGGCCTGGCTGAAGTCCTGGATCAACCAATATTCACTGAAGCTGGGCGGAGAGGGCTTCTTTTCTTATACGCTCAGCCTGCATCCCGACTTTATCCTCCATAAGCTTGGCCATATTGCTCTATATGGCCTGCTGGGCAGCTGCTTGTTTCTGGCGACCAACAGATCGGTAGGCTGGAGCGTATTTCTTACAATAATCTTTGCGGTAAGCGATGAGTTGCATCAAGGCTATGTTCCCGGCCGGAGCAGCCGGTTCGGGGATGTGGCGTTGGATGTGGCCGCAGCGGTCCTGTCTATTTTACTGATCCGTAAGCTTAGGCAGAAATAA
- a CDS encoding polysaccharide deacetylase family protein, translating to MPNTAPILMYHRVDVVSDNRNTVALEQFRRQLQFLHDNGYTTISMKALYDHLTADTALPAKPVLLTFDDGYEDNHRHVLPLLQAYRMKAIVFPVAQWVGAACGWKKNPAAERLMNWRQLQEWQAAGLEIGAHTFSHGRLSTMTDEQVAYELRQSKAVLEEQLGRPVDFLCYPYGDFDARTGQHAEQAGYKAALGIFNGTGQTQRYALPRIGVSSRTALWEYRLKVSKLWKAFVAARRLEGSVKNIFR from the coding sequence ATGCCTAATACAGCGCCAATTCTGATGTACCACCGGGTGGATGTGGTATCAGATAATCGTAATACGGTAGCCCTGGAGCAGTTTCGCCGGCAGCTTCAATTTTTACATGACAACGGTTATACAACCATCAGCATGAAAGCGCTGTATGACCATCTGACGGCAGACACGGCGCTGCCGGCCAAGCCGGTGCTGCTGACTTTTGATGACGGTTATGAAGATAATCACAGACATGTATTGCCGTTATTGCAGGCCTATCGGATGAAGGCCATTGTATTTCCTGTTGCGCAGTGGGTAGGCGCAGCCTGCGGCTGGAAAAAAAATCCGGCTGCCGAGCGGCTGATGAACTGGCGGCAGCTGCAGGAATGGCAGGCCGCCGGCCTGGAAATTGGCGCCCATACCTTTTCGCATGGGCGTCTTAGTACAATGACGGATGAGCAAGTGGCGTATGAACTGCGGCAAAGCAAAGCCGTCCTGGAGGAACAGCTCGGCCGGCCTGTGGATTTTTTATGCTATCCTTATGGCGATTTTGACGCCAGGACCGGGCAGCATGCCGAGCAGGCCGGCTATAAGGCCGCTTTAGGCATATTTAATGGTACCGGGCAGACGCAGCGGTATGCATTGCCGCGCATTGGCGTGTCGTCCCGGACGGCGCTGTGGGAATACCGGTTGAAGGTTTCAAAACTATGGAAGGCTTTTGTTGCCGCCCGCCGGCTGGAGGGAAGCGTAAAAAATATCTTCCGGTAA
- a CDS encoding polysaccharide biosynthesis/export family protein: MKYFVKLTLVVFALMFSCLPANSAIAQEYKLGANDILTIGVWGYEELKLEELAVRPDGKIAFPLVGEVEAADKTVSELTDALTTGLSVYVKEPIVTVNILKFRTTRVYVLGEVQKPGMYEIERSHNLLDAIGMAGSYTKNAAKKKVHIIRQDNSAEPIKANLLNILTKGDMSQNYTLHDGDVVYLSDNGRIDFAKDILPWISATYQISETQNN, from the coding sequence GTGAAGTATTTTGTCAAGTTGACTCTGGTCGTTTTCGCACTTATGTTTAGCTGTTTGCCTGCCAATAGCGCTATAGCCCAGGAGTACAAGCTGGGGGCTAACGATATTTTGACTATTGGCGTGTGGGGTTATGAAGAACTAAAGCTGGAGGAATTGGCGGTGCGCCCGGATGGAAAAATTGCATTTCCGCTGGTAGGCGAAGTTGAAGCCGCGGATAAGACGGTAAGTGAGCTAACCGATGCTTTGACCACCGGCTTGTCTGTTTATGTCAAAGAACCAATTGTAACCGTTAATATTTTAAAATTCCGGACAACCAGGGTCTATGTGCTGGGCGAAGTCCAGAAGCCGGGAATGTATGAGATTGAACGAAGCCACAACCTGCTCGACGCCATCGGCATGGCCGGCAGCTATACCAAGAATGCCGCCAAGAAAAAAGTCCACATTATCCGCCAGGATAATTCAGCTGAACCGATCAAAGCCAATCTGTTGAATATCCTGACCAAAGGCGATATGTCGCAGAACTATACCTTACATGACGGCGATGTTGTTTATTTAAGCGATAATGGCCGAATCGATTTCGCCAAAGATATCTTGCCATGGATTTCCGCAACTTATCAGATCAGTGAAACACAAAACAACTAG
- a CDS encoding tyrosine-protein phosphatase, whose translation MFDLHIHIIPGIDDGAKDEKTTREMLKIAAAQGTTHMVATPHVIEGDWLPDWETILSHCENLRQAAGDLGLNLTLYPGGEIAMSMDILDLIKGPGPYCLNGGRYLLVEFPAAEIPDFADDFFFTLQTRGVTPVIAHPERHPVIARQPERLAQWINRGILTQVNCTSLAGKMGERTRLTAELLVANQMIYSLGSDAHGLRTRNPGMREGVAKLEALLGSAGARRIMYEQPLAIVNSQEVAIREINQIVQQSRPNLLTRLIRKYF comes from the coding sequence ATGTTTGATCTGCATATTCATATCATTCCCGGCATTGATGACGGGGCTAAAGACGAGAAGACCACGCGCGAAATGCTGAAAATTGCCGCCGCCCAGGGTACAACCCATATGGTGGCAACGCCCCACGTCATTGAGGGGGACTGGCTGCCGGACTGGGAAACGATTCTCAGCCACTGCGAAAATCTCCGGCAAGCGGCAGGAGACCTGGGCTTGAATTTAACACTGTATCCCGGCGGCGAAATTGCCATGAGCATGGATATCCTGGACTTGATCAAAGGCCCCGGCCCTTATTGCCTCAATGGCGGGCGGTATCTGCTGGTGGAATTTCCCGCGGCTGAAATTCCTGATTTTGCCGATGACTTTTTCTTTACCCTGCAAACCCGCGGGGTTACCCCGGTAATTGCCCATCCGGAACGGCATCCGGTCATCGCCCGGCAGCCGGAGCGACTGGCCCAGTGGATCAACCGGGGCATCCTCACCCAGGTCAATTGCACCAGCCTGGCGGGCAAGATGGGGGAGCGTACCAGGCTGACGGCTGAGCTTTTAGTAGCCAATCAGATGATCTATAGCCTTGGCTCGGACGCTCACGGCCTGCGCACCCGCAATCCCGGCATGCGGGAAGGCGTTGCCAAGCTGGAAGCCCTGCTCGGATCGGCCGGAGCCCGCCGGATTATGTATGAACAGCCCCTGGCAATCGTCAACAGCCAGGAGGTGGCCATCCGGGAGATCAATCAGATCGTTCAACAGTCCAGGCCTAACCTGCTGACCCGCTTGATCCGGAAATATTTTTAG
- a CDS encoding glycosyltransferase family 8 protein — MDTIHIGLCIDEQYAQHAGVTMESVLYNKKSRNPVAFHIISDSLSAGTCHKLRQIACKYGAEVFVYPVAAQDFAQLPVSRHISKATYYRLTIVDIVPAAIEKIIYLDVDLLVRADIAGLWNADISGYLAGAVVDSGIEAVDRQKGLRKILGMPPQEPYFNAGVLFINAERWREKRTGAEVIRYINENAGRIVFADQDGLNAVLWGKWLALDPKWNVYRFLFRVYYKLSKEKQALSQAVVQALKDPGIVHFTGAHKPWKNGCTMPYVNEYYFYLARTPWQGFQTPQPALRESLKAYRWKLRRIFFDFLDRFQVLA, encoded by the coding sequence GTGGATACGATTCATATCGGCTTATGCATTGATGAACAATACGCCCAGCATGCCGGCGTGACCATGGAATCGGTTTTATACAATAAAAAGTCGCGGAATCCCGTGGCCTTTCATATCATCAGCGACAGCCTGTCCGCCGGGACCTGCCACAAGCTGCGGCAGATTGCCTGCAAGTACGGGGCGGAGGTATTCGTTTATCCTGTCGCTGCGCAGGATTTTGCTCAGCTGCCGGTAAGCCGGCATATCAGCAAAGCGACCTATTATCGCTTAACCATTGTCGATATTGTACCGGCGGCAATTGAGAAGATCATATATCTGGATGTTGATTTACTGGTCCGCGCGGATATTGCCGGGTTATGGAACGCCGATATTTCCGGTTACCTGGCCGGAGCGGTAGTGGATAGCGGGATCGAAGCGGTTGACCGGCAAAAAGGCTTGCGGAAAATTCTCGGAATGCCGCCGCAGGAGCCTTATTTTAATGCCGGGGTATTATTTATCAACGCTGAGCGGTGGCGGGAAAAACGCACCGGGGCTGAAGTCATCCGCTATATTAACGAAAACGCCGGCAGAATCGTTTTTGCCGATCAGGACGGCCTAAATGCCGTGCTCTGGGGAAAATGGCTTGCGCTTGATCCCAAATGGAATGTCTACCGGTTCTTGTTCAGAGTCTATTATAAGCTGAGTAAGGAAAAGCAGGCGCTTAGCCAGGCTGTCGTCCAGGCGCTTAAAGACCCTGGCATCGTTCATTTCACCGGGGCGCACAAGCCCTGGAAAAATGGCTGTACTATGCCTTATGTGAATGAATATTATTTTTATCTGGCGCGGACGCCCTGGCAGGGCTTTCAGACTCCGCAGCCCGCGCTGCGGGAGAGTTTAAAAGCGTACCGCTGGAAACTCCGCCGGATTTTCTTTGATTTTCTGGACCGGTTTCAGGTCCTGGCTTAG
- a CDS encoding polysialyltransferase family glycosyltransferase yields MNNVFLVGTPLQLLAAYIMASELFGQATNQLLLIHPQKDQIWRSSDSLRTMTEDQAVWRQVISRDKWLSGDYIWRYPRAMKLLQQRVLSFGKVDNVYLGSDKIIQNQLFVELLGCNSYARIDDGIWSYHNRDRRKLSKLWQLARISFFRSIGGISGNLQYNLGGLGHGLAATADYLFKPQLLERPSPNAVCLERSMVQRVMARLVAGMKPLPAMSAGNCLLFLGSTFVERKVITGQEEQAMLGDISRLAHDYGLRLIYKPHPGESSAKIADYSGRFPAMTIVPGKDPIEVLYAKYSSLRWAVSISSSGLLFADVFSETITPIALFKLYAVSTNDRILARMMDKAGVSIPDSIGELRRMIGGQAACT; encoded by the coding sequence ATGAATAATGTATTTCTTGTTGGTACGCCCCTGCAGCTGCTGGCGGCCTATATTATGGCCAGTGAGCTGTTTGGTCAGGCGACGAATCAATTGCTGCTGATTCATCCTCAAAAGGACCAAATCTGGCGCAGCAGTGATTCGCTGCGCACCATGACGGAGGACCAAGCGGTCTGGCGTCAGGTCATTAGCCGCGACAAGTGGCTGAGCGGCGATTATATCTGGCGGTATCCCCGGGCAATGAAGCTGCTGCAGCAGCGGGTGCTGTCCTTTGGCAAAGTGGATAACGTCTATCTCGGATCAGATAAGATTATTCAAAATCAGCTGTTCGTCGAACTGCTGGGCTGTAATTCTTATGCCCGGATTGATGACGGCATTTGGTCTTACCACAACCGCGACCGGCGAAAACTTAGCAAACTGTGGCAGCTGGCCCGGATCAGTTTTTTTCGCAGTATCGGCGGAATTAGCGGCAATTTGCAGTACAACCTTGGCGGACTGGGCCATGGCCTGGCGGCTACCGCCGATTATCTGTTTAAACCGCAGCTGCTGGAAAGGCCTTCGCCCAATGCCGTCTGCCTGGAACGGAGTATGGTGCAGCGGGTTATGGCAAGACTTGTTGCCGGGATGAAACCCCTGCCGGCCATGTCGGCCGGTAATTGCCTGTTGTTTTTAGGCAGTACCTTTGTTGAGCGGAAAGTGATCACCGGACAAGAGGAACAAGCGATGCTTGGTGATATTTCCCGGCTGGCGCACGATTACGGGCTAAGGCTGATTTATAAACCTCACCCCGGCGAATCGTCCGCTAAAATAGCTGACTATAGCGGCCGGTTCCCCGCAATGACCATTGTTCCCGGCAAGGATCCCATTGAAGTCCTTTATGCCAAATACAGCAGCCTGAGATGGGCGGTAAGCATTAGCTCGTCCGGCTTGCTGTTTGCGGATGTATTTTCCGAAACTATCACGCCAATTGCGCTGTTTAAGCTGTATGCAGTGAGTACAAATGACCGGATCTTAGCGCGAATGATGGATAAGGCCGGTGTAAGCATTCCGGACAGTATCGGCGAATTGCGCAGGATGATCGGTGGTCAGGCAGCTTGTACGTAA
- a CDS encoding polysaccharide pyruvyl transferase family protein, with protein MKKIMIFTPAIAASNIGDEIIYEACDKVIKSLYPDGFYVNVSTHLPLDSWLEQFQDADLKFVAGSNLLGRQRWRKRSQWNLHLSALSWAAPSILMGVGWHRYQRKSTALVSKYVYRQVLSRDYIHSVRDNYTLEKLKEIGFDNALNTGCPTMWGLTPEHCQTIPLKKSEKVLTTVTDYHQDPQKDADMLDVLTRNYREVYVWLQGYHDYDYLQALHVLDKVKIVPPNLAAYQSFLNNEQVDYVGTRLHSGIKALQCGKRTVIIGIDNRANEKQKDFNLPVLRRENITELEALINTSFITQIHLPAEHIQQWKNQFAQGQG; from the coding sequence GTGAAAAAAATTATGATATTTACACCGGCCATAGCCGCGTCCAATATTGGTGATGAAATTATCTATGAAGCGTGTGATAAGGTAATCAAATCCCTGTATCCTGACGGCTTTTATGTCAATGTTTCAACCCATCTGCCGCTGGATAGCTGGCTGGAGCAGTTTCAGGACGCCGATTTGAAGTTTGTCGCCGGTTCAAATTTGCTGGGCCGGCAGCGCTGGCGTAAACGCAGCCAGTGGAATTTGCATCTGTCTGCGCTTTCCTGGGCAGCGCCCAGTATTTTAATGGGCGTAGGCTGGCACCGCTATCAACGGAAAAGCACCGCCCTGGTCAGCAAATATGTCTATCGCCAGGTCTTGTCCAGGGACTATATCCATTCCGTAAGGGACAATTATACCCTGGAGAAGTTAAAAGAAATCGGTTTTGACAATGCGCTGAACACCGGATGCCCCACGATGTGGGGCCTGACGCCGGAACATTGCCAAACAATACCGCTGAAAAAAAGTGAAAAAGTCCTTACAACAGTAACCGACTATCATCAGGATCCGCAAAAAGATGCTGATATGCTCGATGTCCTGACCAGAAACTATCGGGAAGTTTATGTATGGCTGCAAGGCTATCATGATTATGATTATTTACAGGCGCTGCATGTTTTGGATAAGGTTAAAATCGTTCCGCCTAATTTAGCGGCCTATCAGTCGTTTTTGAACAATGAGCAGGTCGATTACGTTGGTACGCGACTGCACAGCGGTATCAAAGCGCTCCAGTGCGGGAAAAGAACGGTCATTATTGGTATTGATAACCGGGCCAATGAGAAACAGAAAGATTTTAACCTGCCGGTGCTGCGCCGGGAAAATATCACGGAGCTGGAAGCTCTGATCAATACAAGCTTTATAACGCAAATCCATTTGCCGGCCGAGCACATTCAGCAATGGAAAAATCAGTTTGCCCAGGGGCAAGGTTAG
- a CDS encoding glycosyltransferase family 4 protein: MDTLKVLLVVPRLNIGGAESYVITTALGLARRGMQVVVASWGGKLAGLLAEAGIAHYLVPVRLSSYLTSLMLEYIVRKHGIQLIHANSAAAGYAALQAGQRLHLPVVYTAHGVFGHEPKEMVLAQADKIICVSNFLHRRSLEKGVAAEKLVTIYNGIDLTKFAPRPAETAMLRRQLGLGEKDFVIGMVSRIKNLKAKGHGDLLTMLAKFQGQQPDWRVLVVGKGNGLRRFKAEARQLGVGNQICIAGHSTEVPQLMQAMDVLLLPSDFETFGLVLVEAMAMAKPVIAYAVGGTPEAIEDQATGFLIPKGDIDAMYGKLNLLYEQPEVAAAMGDTGVSRVKRMFNSDQMLDQLLAVYAEVLQARQDKN, from the coding sequence ATGGATACATTGAAAGTTTTGCTGGTTGTGCCGCGGCTGAATATCGGCGGCGCGGAATCATATGTTATTACAACCGCTCTGGGCCTGGCTCGCCGGGGGATGCAGGTGGTTGTCGCATCCTGGGGCGGTAAATTGGCGGGGCTTTTGGCCGAAGCGGGCATTGCCCACTACCTGGTTCCGGTGCGCTTAAGCAGTTATCTGACCTCGCTGATGCTGGAATATATCGTTAGAAAGCACGGGATCCAGCTTATTCATGCCAATTCAGCCGCCGCTGGTTATGCCGCCCTGCAGGCAGGCCAACGGCTGCATTTGCCTGTAGTCTATACTGCTCATGGCGTTTTCGGGCATGAACCGAAAGAAATGGTCCTGGCCCAGGCGGACAAGATTATCTGCGTAAGCAATTTTCTCCACCGGCGTTCGCTGGAAAAAGGGGTGGCGGCGGAAAAACTGGTTACTATATATAATGGGATTGATTTAACTAAGTTTGCGCCCCGGCCGGCTGAGACGGCTATGCTGAGACGGCAGCTGGGGCTGGGCGAAAAGGACTTTGTCATCGGCATGGTTTCCCGGATCAAAAACCTAAAGGCCAAAGGCCATGGGGATCTTTTGACCATGCTGGCCAAATTCCAGGGGCAGCAGCCTGACTGGCGGGTGCTGGTCGTAGGCAAGGGCAATGGGCTGCGCCGCTTCAAAGCCGAGGCCCGGCAGCTGGGGGTGGGCAATCAGATCTGCATTGCCGGCCACAGCACCGAGGTGCCGCAGCTGATGCAGGCGATGGACGTACTATTGCTGCCGTCTGATTTCGAAACGTTTGGACTGGTGCTGGTAGAAGCCATGGCGATGGCCAAACCGGTAATTGCCTATGCCGTCGGCGGCACGCCCGAAGCAATTGAGGATCAGGCTACCGGATTTTTAATACCCAAGGGCGATATTGACGCCATGTACGGAAAATTAAACCTGTTGTATGAGCAGCCGGAAGTGGCGGCGGCAATGGGCGACACAGGCGTAAGCCGGGTAAAACGAATGTTCAACAGTGACCAGATGCTTGATCAGCTGCTGGCTGTTTATGCCGAGGTGTTACAGGCCAGGCAGGATAAAAATTAA
- a CDS encoding CDP-glycerol glycerophosphotransferase family protein: MIKTAIVVTAKLLERIVYLLAGWLVIIPLTYLIPKDNKLILFKGTSNNVKYLFFHACRQPAADGAKLYFMTRNKQLSGQFKKYGLPVLEYPSLHSFWKMFRAGTYIVDNHISPLNYYIFYRIHKVQLWHGIVVKKVGPSSIKGLKKLPPSWLKTLGMKLVFYPTYDAFISNSEFCTREIFGPTIKARRFLDYGYPRNDVLFGKPSVAEPLWGTDEISNQRIESFKAKGGQVVLFSPTWRDTGGELISDQAVDLAGLNAFGAAHNILFVFKFHPSTRSGAVITDYSHCMEYIKGRDIYPVMSLIDLMITDYSSIYLDYLLLKKPLVFFPYDYQKYTEKDRDLIVDYEWFTPGPKCYTQPELEAAIARLLVEKQDDYTARRQEILDVACTYQDGNAAERVWSFIKEQARLDSPRPVTTGRLTVRGREEHA; this comes from the coding sequence ATGATCAAAACAGCAATCGTTGTTACGGCCAAATTATTGGAACGAATCGTTTATCTTTTGGCAGGCTGGCTGGTTATTATTCCGCTGACTTATCTGATCCCGAAAGACAATAAACTGATCTTGTTCAAAGGTACTTCCAATAACGTTAAATATCTCTTTTTCCATGCCTGCCGGCAACCGGCCGCTGACGGCGCAAAACTGTATTTTATGACCAGGAACAAGCAGCTGTCCGGGCAATTTAAAAAATACGGTTTGCCGGTATTGGAGTATCCCAGTTTACATAGTTTTTGGAAAATGTTCCGGGCCGGTACTTATATTGTGGATAATCACATTTCGCCATTGAATTATTATATTTTCTATCGCATCCACAAGGTACAGTTATGGCATGGCATTGTGGTCAAAAAAGTTGGCCCGTCTTCAATTAAAGGCTTGAAAAAGCTGCCGCCCAGCTGGCTGAAAACACTGGGTATGAAGCTGGTCTTTTATCCGACCTATGATGCTTTTATTTCCAATTCAGAGTTTTGCACCAGGGAAATTTTTGGTCCTACTATTAAAGCCCGCCGGTTTTTAGACTACGGCTATCCCCGCAACGATGTTTTGTTTGGCAAACCGTCTGTCGCCGAGCCGTTATGGGGAACGGATGAAATAAGCAATCAAAGGATCGAGAGCTTTAAAGCCAAGGGCGGTCAGGTGGTATTATTTTCACCCACCTGGCGGGATACCGGCGGGGAGCTTATTTCCGATCAGGCGGTTGATTTGGCAGGCTTAAATGCGTTTGGCGCTGCACACAATATTTTGTTTGTGTTCAAATTTCATCCCTCAACCCGGAGCGGGGCTGTCATTACAGACTATTCCCATTGTATGGAATATATCAAAGGGCGGGATATTTATCCGGTCATGTCACTGATTGATCTGATGATTACCGATTATTCCTCGATTTATCTGGATTATCTCCTGTTAAAAAAACCACTGGTCTTTTTTCCGTATGACTATCAAAAATATACCGAAAAAGACCGCGATCTTATTGTTGACTATGAGTGGTTTACACCGGGGCCCAAATGTTATACCCAGCCCGAACTGGAGGCTGCCATTGCCCGCCTGCTGGTGGAAAAACAGGATGATTATACGGCCAGAAGGCAGGAAATCCTGGATGTTGCCTGCACCTATCAGGATGGCAATGCCGCGGAGCGGGTTTGGAGCTTTATTAAGGAACAGGCGCGGCTGGACAGCCCCCGGCCGGTTACGACCGGGCGCCTGACCGTGCGAGGCCGTGAAGAGCATGCCTAA